The Lycium barbarum isolate Lr01 chromosome 4, ASM1917538v2, whole genome shotgun sequence nucleotide sequence ATGGTTGCAAGCATTCTGGTATGAGCTTACTACATTTTCTCATTTTAACACTCAACTAAAGTTTGGAACTATTCTGGTTAAAACCAAGAACAGACAGTTTTCCAAACTCTAATATCATTAAGGTACTTGTAAATGTATTCATTTTTGGACAAGGTCCTCATAAATGGACTCATATTGTCAAGAATCATGTCAAACTATATCTACATAGATTACAGTAAGAACTATCCACTTGGAAGATGATTTGAAGAAATTTACTGaatccacaattacataaaaacttacACATATCTCTTTTGCTGCCTTATTAACATATGATTCATCTTCATTCCTATGAGTAGCAAGATAAAGTTGACCTCGTCCAGGATTTTGTCCGCTATTAGCCATCTATAAATAGAAAAATCAAAGCCACAATAACTTAACTAACTAGGAACAGATTCTAGTTTCACTCAAGTAAtccaaaatgaagcaaaaacatTCACCATTTCAGCCCTTCTTCTGGAGTTGGGTTTGGAGCCACCGATGTGTGAAATGGTTTGTGTCTTCCGAATTTCAGTATTTCTTTTGCACATTTCCTTACAAAAAGATACTCAAAAGTTAAGATATATAAACAAATAGCTATATAATTACACATACCAATTGAAGCATTTAAATAAATACCCTTGTTTTTTCTTTAAGGCGGTAATCAACATAAGAAATCCATTGATCCCGTGGAATCCCATCTGGAACTTTATTAATTGCCTCAGCTCTTATCTGATCTCTGCTCTTAAGTGGGTCATCAATTGCATTAAACAACTTTAGCCTTCTTGCACCCCACTTCTTACACATCGAACTATATGCATATCGCCTTGCATTTGACTCGCTGGTCCTAAAACAAAATCGCGGCTGCAAGAATAAAAGAAATGGTTAGCTTATCTATTATATGCAAATATACAGTCCAATGACATAAATTTAAGGTAAGGAAAGAGCTGTCCAATATAAGCAAGCACACATTTCGTCTACTATTTAGCGCTTAAATATATTAGCTTTTGCATATGTGAACAGTTTTCTATGTCACAAACAATTCCTAACCAAATCACGGGTGATTAGTTATGATTAAATAGAAGAAAAGAGGAAATTAAGCCTCATTATAGCCTATACCTTTATAAATTGATCAAAGCAATTGTTGAAGTATGCTGCAGGTAAATCCGACCATTTTTCAAAGTGAACTGGAAATATGGAGCTGTCTTTTGCTAAAATTCCACAAAAACCTGCAAGAATGCCTTGTCCTTCGCCAATAGGAGAATCTAAGTCGTCAAAATCAACCACAATACGTTCTCCATTAGATAGATTGAACACGTCCGTTTTCTTCAGTTTGAGTTTTTTGATAGCTCCTTGTGAATCTGAAATGATAAAAACCCGAAATTCAGAAATCACAATCATTTGTTCTTACCATCAAGAACTTTAGCAGAAGACAAGCTCATTTAAATAAGCTTCAAGATTGCGCATCTAATGTCCAATTTTCTGTCATTTTCAACAGCATGGAAGCTAAACCATCTGCAGCAGAACTAATTTTGCCAGTCCCACCCCCACAGCAGCGAGAAGAAGAAAGAATAAGAATAAGGCGGaggaggaagaaagaagaagTAAGAAGCAGAAATTACCAATTGCATCTACCGTCCAATGTGACATAGACTCACGTCCACTAGATTTTTTAGGTGGTTTCGACTGTGACGCAGTTTGAATTGATGGAATCGCCTGCGTTGTGGTTTGACCTGATGGAATCAGCTGTGTTGTGGTTTGACCTGATGGAATCTGCTGCGTTGTGGTCTGAACTGATGGAGTTGGCTGTGCTGAATCCTGAACTGAAGGAGTCCGCCGTGGTAACGGTTGAAGAAATGAAGTCAGCCGTTGTTGACGAAGATTCTGATTCAGTAGTTGATGAGGTAATGgtgtatcatgaaaatgtgaaGGTTCTGATTCagttgttgatgaagattgtgcTGCACCTCGTGAAGTAGATGCAGAGTGAACTGAGTTCTGTACGTTCTCGTAACGCTTGGGCTTCGGCATATCTGCAAGCAATAAAAGTAGATGAAACACACACATAGCTAGTTGATTAACAAAAACACAGTCTTCCActatgttattttttaatcatatCACCGGATCTTCACTAGCAGTTGATGCAAGTGTCTTGCGAACTCTCCACTCCGACCCACCAAAAATCAGTCTTAAAAGATGACCCAGCAAATATAATCAAACTAGATTTGTAGCGTGAAGAATAAGGGGGAAGGGAAGGGCTTTTCTAGATCTGTAACATGAAGGAGATGGGGAAGGGATGcacttttaatttttccaaaGACGGCTCAATTCTCAATGAAACAGAGAATgggaaaaaggaaaagagaagggTGGCTTTTTATTTTTCCAGATCTGGTATGTTTTATAATTTTATTGGTATggtttgtaaataaggaaaagtatgTTTATACTTTGTAATATGGagtcttaagtagtattattaggtcattttcccttCCGAAAATTAAGAAGCTTGGACCGAAAAAGAAGTATTAGCACCCAAGAAAAAAGGGGAATTGACATGTATATACACAATTCTCCTTTTTAATTGACATATTTTTTACCCATGTTTTTGTTGAGCAATTTAAGCCATCAAATATTAGCAGTCTTTAGCCACATTTGTATCCAACGTACGAAAGAATAGGAGCAGAGTGTTTTCTTCCCCAAAAATCAAGCCTAGTTGgcatctatatctatatctatatctatatctatctatatatataaaataggagaggtataAGCAATGTGGTTAAGTCAAGTGATAAGCTAATAACAagtcacttggcaattttaagacaaagtaaTGAGAATTGGGACAatgcttttaattttttttttataacaattcaaaattgaaaaatatttttatggGAAATAAAGTTTAAACTTTTAAATTTAAAACAAACAATATTTATCCGCATTTAGGAAAAAGCCTTTATCAAGAACACAATGTATCACAATTATAGGACTATTCAAACTAATTAACAATGTGCTGGACTTCAATTGTGTAAATCTTTTAAAAGTGAATCCGGAATTCTTTTCAAGATGTACACTTTATAGATAATCCCAAAATTCAGTCAAATTTATTATCTTATTTTTAAACTCTatggttatttatttattaaatggtatatttgaaaatattgttTGAAATTCAAATTGCAAGCTAGCCAAATTTGCATCCCATGTTATGTCAAAAAATTCCATTGCGTTCTTTTATTCAATGAACCTGAAATTATTTTGAAGTTTTAAAATTTAAGCTATCAAATATATATGAGAAGCTTCTCATGCTCCTCTCTCAAATTATCTTCTCCAATGTGAATTTTATTATTTATACATTAAATATTGGTTTTGTATAAGAGTCAACTAATCACTTATGCATTCATtagatttaatatatatatatatatatatatatatatatataatgaatttCTTTgtaccaaaagaaagaaagaaattttaaaaatataataattagaATAAAAAGACGGGGAAAACGTATAGGATAAAAagtaagaaaacaaaaacaagccGGTTAAAGTGGGATTAGAATTTAATTTAAGAATTATCTTTTTGATCTCATAGGATAAAGAAAAATCACGTGCCCTTTTACTGGACAAAAGGGAGTAGCATAAGAAATGATATCACTTATAATCATTATCCTTTAAACTTCACCATTTAAATAGGAGATAAACACTGCAAGCCCTAACAACTtcagttttaatttttttggaatAACAATAATTTATATTAATATTATAAAATAAGGATAATTAGGATTTAGGTTCCTATGTTTTCAAAATctgtatttaaattttaaataactATTCATAACGAATTGATATGATTTTGGAATTTGAGTTTAAATAAAATTCGAGTTGTATTCCAATTCTTTAGGCCTCTTATATATACCCCTTCAGTGAAACATAAATCAATATCTATTCTCTCATATCCAGGCATTTGGCCAGCAATCAGTAAGTGAGCTATCTGAACCTTTATTCTTTAAAAAGTATTATCTtataatgtattttattttttgtcaCGTTATTGGTAGTGAACTTTTTATTTGGATGTAAATTTCAGATCCTATAGATGATAGTAGTTTTTTTAAGCTTATAGCGTTTAACCCACTTTTGTGATAGGCTATCCATCAACTTTCAATTATGAACAAAGAATTATGGTGATCTTGAAAAAATTATTATAGATTTGAAAATGATAGAAATGAAAATTCTAATATTCTTctctatattaagacgttaatgAATGCAGTACCACTTTGTTATTAAAGTTTTTACTAAATCATAATCAAAATTATATGTTGCTACTAAATCAACGAGTGATAGATATGTGTTATTTATATAGATATTTTTCACTTCATATGTATGTGTCCACTTGAACAATGTTTATGAGTATGTGATTATAGTTTTCGTATGCTAATATCTTAATATATAATTTCTTTTTGTCATATAGGTTTTCTACAATGGATAAAAAAATTATAGGTTATGCACATCAAATTTCTCTCAATAATTGTCAAGGTACATTATTATGCTTAATTTAACTTTATTACAAGTATTGTTATTTTGTTTTTTGGTTTACAATTAACATTACAATTATCTTTTGTTACAGATGTAACTAAGGATTATGAAGTTTCCACAGatatgatatatacaaatattTCACAAATGCGAAatgaatatttgaaaaataaacaaGTACAATGGAGAACCGAAATATATAAAGGAGTTTTACCAAATTGTCAAGGTATAATTTCATGCtttatttaatgttgttgttgttgttgttgttattattattattattattaagttTAAGTTTTTGTTTACAATAACATTACACATTTATCTTTTGTCACAGATGTAATTAAGATATTTGAAGTTTCAATGATGTATACAAATATCTCACAAACGCAACGGATAGACGAAATATGTACAAGAGTTTTACCAAATCATTCGTGCAAGGAATGAATGAATGTATTTGAATTTATAAGAATTTATTTGGCATTTTGTTTGcttttatttttctctctttggaaTACTTTATATGATTGTTATGATTATATGTATCTGTTTTACCTTTCTAACTTCAAAATTAACTAGATACGTTTTTTTTAGTTGTAATTGGATTTTGAATGATATCAACTATGAGAAGGAGATGAGGCTTCTTTTAAATAAGTTATTACATTTGTGGCTAGGTAAAAtaattatataaataaatattagacgGATCATCAACTTTTTAAAGCAGTTGGGTTCcctagtatatttatatataatagaaatattaatttatacaatattatgtATTAATTAGAGAATTAATTTATAAAATCATATAAAGAATTTATTCTTTAAGTTCCCTATTTTGCACTTTTTTACAATAATATTTTAAAGATAAGCTTTAATTTATTTTGTATCACCAAAGTCACATATCTAAAATTTATTTGGTATCAACGAAGTAATCTTTTGGTAATTTTAAAGGAATATTTATAACgttaagaataaaaaaaattgggataCATCAATACATTTTTTTGAATTTCAATTGAAAGATTAAATCTTTGAAATTTGAATTAGAAAACAAATTGTGAAAGATAAAGTTTTTGAATTAAATTTGTATGAGGATAAAGATAATGTGAGGATATCGATACATTTGGATATGATCTGTCCTCTATTTACAGGATTTAATAGGTACATTCCTCGCCTTCTCTTCATTCTTTGAATTCCACTTTCTCATAAGTGTCTGACTTTTAATGATGCAaaaactttcattttttttttgtcatatcAGTTCTCTTTTACTTATGTAAAATGTATTGCAATTATATGTAGGTGGAGATATATATATTTACTGAACTAGAATCACAAATGGAGAATAGTCAAAATATTAATGAGGTACGATAACCTAGAATATATTTGTTTGTTCACTATTTGTAATTTTTGAAACATAACAAGTTTCACATAAAAAAAGAATTCAATTATCCTAAAGGTTTTTGTTTAGATTGTGTTGAAGTTTGCATTTATCATCTTTCCGTATTCTCATATATCATTCTGTTGGATGACATTTTTCTTTTGGCTATATAGCTTTCTTTGTTACACAATCCaacatttttattttaaaattattcaAATATTATGTGACAAATTTGAACATTAAAATGGGGTCAGTGTCATAAAGAAATCAAGTGAGATAAATATACTATTGCAATCACTAGAGAGGTTAGTGttaagaaagaaaattttaaaagtGTTCTCTCTTAAATTATcccaatattaaaaggagaataGGTAGTGAAGATATTAAATCGAGGGACGAGCTAATAATAGAAGGTGACATATCCAAAGAGCAGGTTGTGTACAAATTTTACTTGGTTAAATACAATCTTTCAATTTTGACACAAAAATGTGATGTTAGTTTTTGAATtgtaattaaaacataaagttttaaaattaagtatgatatttttaaaaatttgtattgaaatattattttaaatttgaATTAGAAGATAAAAATTATGTCATTATGTCTTAAAGGATTAAACAAATAAATATCAAAGTTGACTAattaacaattatttttaatatcaGAACTCCTTTTAATTATGTCAATGGGATGTTATAGCgatattttctttttgttttcatATCAAAATATCTAAAGTAGTTGCAATCGTGATACGATGTTAAGTGTCAATTTAAATtttcaatatatttttttttgtttgagtaTACATCATTGATAACGTTAAATTTAGTATATTAATAGTTATACTTAATATCTCACAAATTTATtgattttaaatatgtaaatgcGATATGACAAAAAACTATCATATCAAAtaacaagataataatttttcaCGATTAATTTTCTTTGATACTAGCCGCCGCGCGTCGCGCGGGTACGAAAACTAGTATATAAAACAGGAGATGTACAAGCAACGtgattaagccaagtggcaagctaataacaagccacttgacaATTTTAAGACAAAACTATTTAAGTTATGTAATAACtaacaattaattaatttaatattcACTTTATTAAATTTATTAAATTTTATACCAACTTTAATATATCATGAAAACTCTCTCTCCCCAGGCCTAAAAAACCCTAGGCGTACGTTAGTGGTGCAACCAACGAGCGCCGCTGCCGGCATGGCAAAAGGCCGGGGTCGACCGAAGAAAGACGTTCAAACCAATGATATCCAGCTAGCAGTGGcgaacaacaacaatataccgtATTAACCTCGGGGAATAAGGGAGAAGGAGCTTTAAATAAGGAATTAGAGGCGAAGATTGTAGCCCTAGCGAGAGCAGAGATGGCGAGGTTAGGGTTCACAGTCACACCTACTAGTGCGCCAGTGATGAAGCAAGCGACAGGTCGAATAGTCACGCCTCCGACGATTCCACCACCGCAAAATACTGGGGCTAGCCGAAGGTTAGAATTAGAAACACCGCTAGGTGTGGAACGGGAAGAGCGGATAATACCTCCGGCCCTAGCAGAGGAAAAGAACTGGGCAAAATTGTTTGCAGGTAACACTATGGCTTCAAAAGGCCTGAACTTGCAATTCATTGCTCCTATCATTAGAGACGGTGTGAAAATTGCCCAATTGGAGAAGCAAGAGGTTGAGAAGGAAGTGGAACAATGGAAGAATGCTCTAATATTATATGTTGTTGGGGATTCTCCCACTATAGGAGCAGTGTTTAGGTTTGTAAATCAATGGAATCTGGGGTACAAACCAAACATATTTTACCATGAGGATGGGTACTTCATCATACAATTACAGAACTCGGCTGATAAGGAAAACATTTTGGTAGCAGGACCGCATCTAATCAACAAAAGGCCAGCTATTGTTAAGCCCTAGAGTGCCACATTTAACTTCAGTGATGAGATATTAAAGACTATACCCATATGGGTAACACTACCTAGCCTACCACTGAACTGTTGGAGCACTAACTATTTGAGCAGAATTGCTAGCAACCTAGGAACACTTATATGTGCAGATGAGTGTACTTCGAAAAAGCAGAGAATATCTTATGCTCGATTGTTGGTAGAGATGGATGTCACAAGAGCACCTTCACAGTACGTGAAAGTCATGGATGCTCATGGCAAGCTTTTTGACCAGATTGTCAGCTATGAGTGGTGGccccaattttgcccctcatgCTGTCAAATTGGCCATATCTTCCCTGAAAATCAGGCAAAACAACCTCAGGACAAACCAAAGGCTCGGGAAGAGAATGGGAAAAACAAAGGGGGTCCAAAGAAGGATAAACAAGCATGGAAACACAAAGGGGGGCACCCTAAAGGACCCCAACCAGTTCAGGAACCAGTGCAGGGGATTGATCGTGATGAAGGTTGGAAAGAAGTAAAGGGCAAAGGGTTAAGTAAAGAAATAAGTACAAACCAGGGGCAGCTAGTAGAAACTGCAAATGGCTTCACCCCACTGCAGGAGAATACTTTCGAACAAGTTTTTCAAGCTGCTTTGACTATGCAAAGGGGTGGTAGGGGGAGTACAGGTACTGGGAGTAAACCTCCTGATCCTTCAGCAACCTCTCAATGATAATAGCCACCTGGAATGTAAGAGGCTTCAATAAGCTTTTTAAGCATAAGGAGTTTAGTAGAGTAATGAATAAAGAGAATATAGTAGTTATAGCTATCATAGAACATAGAGTAGCTAAGCAACATGCATCTAAAATCAGGAAGAAGGTACTTCCTACATGGAGCTGGAAGGATAACTATGATCAAGCTGGTAAAGGAAGGATTTGGATAGCATGGGATCAAAGCAAAGTGGACCTCACAGTTTTAACCACACACAACCAACTTATCCATTGCTTACTGAGGGATATCACCTCTGATAACCAGGTGGAGTTTAATGCGGTGTATGGGCTGCATACCATAGCAACTAGGAAACCTTTGTGGCAAACTCTAGTGACTATGAAAGCAAATATAGTCAACCCATGGCTCATCATGGGTGACTTTAATGCAGTCCTTAATGAAGAAGATAGGATAGGGGGAAGTCAGGTAAAGGATGCCGAGATACAAGATTTTGCTGAAATGATAGATACTATAGGGCTAACTATAATGAAGGCCACTGGCAGATTCTATACGTGGACAAATTCCCATATACACAGCAGGATCGACAGGGCACTAGTCAACTCAGCGTGGATGAACAGGTGGCCGCAGGTGGAGGTGGAGGTGAAGGACCCCCAGTTCTCAGATCATGCTCTTCTATGTGTCAAAATAGGCAACAGGCCGCAAAGAGGAGCTAAGCCTTTCAGATTCCTGAACCACTTATGCAAGCATAAAGATTTTCTAAGGATTGTTCGGGAGAATTGGGAGAAACCAGTCTATGGCAAGGGTATGGCAGAGGTATGGAACAAATTGAAGAACATGAAGGAGGCAATGAAACACCTGAATACTACGGAATTCTCAAAGGTAGAAAATAGGATTCAGGAGACTAGGCAGCAACTCCAGGTTGTCCAAGAGAAGCTCAGGCTGATACTCCATGACCCTGTACTGTTTGACCAAGAAAGGGTACTAAAACATGATCTGGAGAAATGGGTACTGGTTGAGGAAATCATCCTCAAGCAGAAGTCAAGAGTAAAGTGGCTGCAATTAGGGGACAACAATTCAACATATTTTCATGCTAGCATAAAAAGTAGACTCACCACGAACCATATAAATAGATTAGTGACCACCAATGGAGAGATATTAACCAAAGGAAAAGAGATAGATGATGAAGCAGTAGGCTTCTACAAAGGGCTACTGGGGACCTGTGCTGCACAATTACCTGCCATTGATCCAAGGGTAATGAACTCTGGGAAAATATTACATCGAGATCAGCAGATACAACTAATTACCCCAGTCACCAAGGAAGAGGTATACAAGGCACTAAAAGACATATCTGAACTGAAAGCTCCAGGCTGCGATGGCTTTAATGCCTGTTTCTTCAAGAAGACATGGACAATCATAGGAGAGGATGTATCAAATGCAATACTACAGTTCTTTCAAAATGCTAAAATGTTCAGTGCCATCAACTACACAACAGTAACCCTTATTCCCAAGGTACCAAATCCCGCCACCATTAAAGAATTTCGACCCATTTCATGTTGTACTATGCTTTACAAAATAATTTCAAAAGTGTTAACAAAGAGAATGCAAAAGGTGATGGAATATTTGGTGGATTGTAGCCAAGCAGGGTTTGTTCCAGGGAGAGTCATAACTGACAATATCCTACTCAGTCATGAGCTCGTGAAGGGATATGGGAGGAAAGGGATGTCCCCCCGTTGTATGCTTAAAATAGACATGCAAAAGGCCTATGACTCAGTTGAGTGGCCCTTCCTTGAGCAAGTACTACACAGCCTGAATTTACCTAGTGAATTTGTGGTCTGGATCATGAACTGTGTGCAGTCTATCTCATATTCTATAATTCTGAATGGGAACCCAACTCCGCCCTTTTCTACTAGAAGAGGACTTAGGCAGGGGGATCCTATGTCCCCCTTCCTGTTTGTGTTGATCATGGAATATCTGAGCAGACTATTACAACAACTTCAGCATGTACCAGACTTTAATTTCCATCCCAAGTGTGCGAAGCTGAACCTAGTCCAGTTAGCTTTCGCAGATGACTTGCTTCTCTTCTGCAGAGGAGATACTAGTTCAGTACATCTGTTGCATAGCCAATTCCAAAAATTCTCTCAAGCTTCTGGACTTATTGACAACCCTACAAAAAATGATGTGTACTGTTGTGGGATCAGCAGGGATGTGGAAAAAGAAATACTAGGAATTCTGGGATTTAGTAAAGGTGAACTTCCATTCAGGTACTTAGGGGTCCCTTTAAGTACAAAACGAGTTTCAGTAGTGCAATGCAAGCCTTTGATAGAGAAGATCATCGGTAGGATCAAATCATGGACTACTAAGTTCCTGTCCTATGCAGGCATGACACAACTAGTTAAATCAGTTTTGTTTTCTATCCAAGTGTTTTGGGCTCAAATATTTGTGCTACCAAAGAAAGTGATGAAGATCATAGAAGCTACATGTAGGAGTTTTTTATGGACAGGAGGGACTGAGATAACAAAGAAAGCTCTGATCTCGTGGGGAAAAGTCTGCCAGCTTGAAACAGCATGTCACGAcacgactaggggccgcgacgagcacccggtgctagcctccCCCCGGGTACCCcattagcttactcttatgcttacatttaggCGAACCACACAATTAcacatacatttcctttcattcatcaaaccagtcccatttggacaacgaCACCTTTATATCATCTTAGGCtcttatgccacatcaatgtacgcgggccgacgaggccgacaaaatgatatacaaaacatgggccaacaaggccagacatatctaaccacacacacacgtgactacgagcctctaagaagagtataacatgtcacataagcgggacaggaccccgctatgcccataattatatacacaaaataataagtacccaaaagctatggctccgaaggaaatggagctctgctatgcaatctctgaataagcagctatggatcaagtctgtctccttgtgcacctgcgggcatgacgcagcgtccacaaataaaaggacgtcagtacgaagaatgtactgagtatgtaaagcatgatcaacatcgatatacatatatgtatatacataatgaacaacatatgaaatagcataggagggggagacaataacatcatcatcatgacacttacttgcctttcataggaattTTCCATTTATCATACGTATTAGTATACATACCCTATTTCACACTCatgtacatagtcttatcacattcatattcattttatatacatagtcatattctaTACATAGTAAtctcatagcatacccgaccgcgtaggatcggtgtttcatacatacttggccaaccaacgctcaaggttgctcatacctggccctaccaaggcttcagggttatccgtaccatctgcagaggtgtgcgcgcgtttcgtaagcgtatacatactctatacatattcatatacatatattctacccggcgtcataagctcggggtttcgctatagcccttcataggcacacataagtatgaTAGCCCTTAGGcacccttaacatcattattaatatcattatcgttactatcatcatcattatcgttacttctatatcatagacttactcgtcatatgaggtgtGTAGTACAATCGTCGTACATATCAAgtatcgtgagcttatgagctcggaacaACAATCGTTTGGAAACAACATGCTCATACACAGGAaataggaatttggccaagaaccatgccttatgaaagaagggttagccttacatacctttttgtcggactattctacacttgcacgtccccttccaatgttagcattcctaccttcattaatatcataacaatggccattagtcattcacattatccacattatctagacttctcaacttgcttctaattcatccatattcaaggtcataacacccaacttcgtccatccgtctaaagtgtctagttcatgatcttaatactatttataacacactcatatcacaacacaacaacattcgtgattcaattcaaactattcctcaaaatgtcactattcatcattcatgacctagttaaccatattttctacaatccatgcatttaaactctccaatatcttaatcgtcatataaatatcatgaatcttaccttagaagttgtaggaacaagctttagttgataatactccactttgagcaaaaccctagtttttctccatttggatttcttgacttggatgaccttttatgatgttcttactcttgattcactttgtcttatgttgttgatgacttatgatccttgaaaacttggataataaatgtagagagaggttttagagagaaggtgtgtaatgtggaaatgaaataaaacaagtgttggtccctttatttaatgaattgcaaaatccgTGTTGCGGTGAACAGAGTTTACGACCacatattccattttacggttcgtccctcgcggtcgtctttaaccctttcaaaaaccagaaactttggctgcttgcatggtgatttacgactatggtttacgggccgtaaatcactttacggtccgtaaaccagatcgtattttaccatttcctcaactggcagaatgTTGAAggcttgcatgccagtttacgacctggcagtttatagaccgtataccagtttacggtccgtatttgcactttacgaccactgggcagattgcaattctacaactttccatatttcttagacttctcattttaatcacccatatccatgcacatgcattgctcacctcaccttgccttatcttagccaactttctcgacgtaatctcgcctaaggtcatcaaacgtcgtttcttgctcatggacatcatacacccatacttatcactagttcgttcacttacgtaccaacggaaattttttccgaggtgtaacattcttccccccttaagaacattcgtccccgaatgttaaagtgctcgggaattctacaaaaatttcgccaaagtttcccctataatatggcgttaccatcctgccacaacaacccataatatcgatgccacacagggccaaaacataacataaaattttggccacacatgacccaaaagcataaaaggaaaacataca carries:
- the LOC132638402 gene encoding uncharacterized protein LOC132638402; the encoded protein is MPKPKRYENVQNSVHSASTSRGAAQSSSTTESEPSHFHDTPLPHQLLNQNLRQQRLTSFLQPLPRRTPSVQDSAQPTPSVQTTTQQIPSGQTTTQLIPSGQTTTQAIPSIQTASQSKPPKKSSGRESMSHWTVDAIDSQGAIKKLKLKKTDVFNLSNGERIVVDFDDLDSPIGEGQGILAGFCGILAKDSSIFPVHFEKWSDLPAAYFNNCFDQFIKPRFCFRTSESNARRYAYSSMCKKWGARRLKLFNAIDDPLKSRDQIRAEAINKVPDGIPRDQWISYVDYRLKEKTRVFI